In one window of Eretmochelys imbricata isolate rEreImb1 chromosome 21, rEreImb1.hap1, whole genome shotgun sequence DNA:
- the NGF gene encoding beta-nerve growth factor, giving the protein MSMLYYTLIIAFLLGIQAAPKSEDNAPWGFPAGPTIPNIHRTKANPSPKAAPHTANHHLAGKVDSREAGQAANITVDPKLFRKRRFRSPRVLFSTQPPPVLGDGQNMEYLGSADSLNRTIRTKRTAHPVLHRGEFSVCDSISMWVGDKTTATDIKGKEVTVLGEVNINNNVFKQYFFETKCRDPKPVSSGCRGIDAKHWNSYCTTTHTFVKALTMEGKQAAWRFIRIDTACVCVLSRKTVRP; this is encoded by the coding sequence ATGTCCATGCTGTACTACACTCTGATTATAGCTTTTTTGCTCGGCATACAGGCAGCACCAAAGTCAGAGGACAATGCTCCATGGGGGTTTCCTGCAGGACCCACCATTCCAAATATCCATCGGACTAAAGCAAATCCCAGTCCCAAGGCAGCTCCACACACAGCCAATCATCACCTTGCTGGGAAGGTAGACAGCAGAGAAGCTGGACAGGCAGCAAACATCACTGTGGATCCAAAGCTTTTCAGAAAGAGACGATTCCGATCCCCTCGGGTTCTGTTCAGCACGCAGCCCCCTCCAGTGTTAGGGGATGGACAGAACATGGAGTATCTGGGCAGTGCAGATTCTCTTAACAGGACTATTCGAACCAAGCGGACTGCTCATCCTGTGCTGCACCGGGGAGAATTCTCAGTTTGTGACAGCATCAGCATGTGGGTTGGGGACAAAACCACAGCTACTGACATCAAAGGCAAAGAGGTGACAGTGCTGGGAGAGGTGAACATTAACAACAATGTTTTCAAGCAGTACTTTTTCGAAACCAAGTGCAGGGACCCTAAGCCAGTCTCCAGTGGGTGCCGGGGAATTGATGCTAAGCACTGGAATTCCTACTGCACCACCACGCACACCTTTGTCAAAGCACTGACAATGGAAGGCAAGCAAGCAGCCTGGAGATTTATCCGAATCGATACCGCCTGTGTGTGCGTGCTCAGCCGGAAAACAGTGAGACCCTGA